From one Lycium barbarum isolate Lr01 chromosome 6, ASM1917538v2, whole genome shotgun sequence genomic stretch:
- the LOC132600135 gene encoding glyoxylase I 4-like, with protein MGKEIVRAESGDESTFKWSSNSSSTTSSLLFDQEDYRMPLLALNHVSYVCKSVPKSVKFYVEVLGFGLIQRPSSFEFEGAWLFNHGIGIHLLGKKDAPSKHGKINPKDNHISFQCSDMNLIIHRLDEMKIEYVTATVKDGGITVDQLFFHDPDGNMIEICNCQNIPILPISSCPLRKLSNLPTFNQKTMPNSFYGNGTSKKNCLGEMEYQMMESLAMNMMDISF; from the exons ATGGGAAAAGAGATAGTGAGAGCTGAATCAGGTGATGAGTCAACCTTCAAATGGTCATCAAATTCATCATCAACTACATCTTCCTTATTGTTTGATCAAGAAGACTATAGGATGCCTTTGTTGGCATTGAACCATGTTTCCTATGTTTGCAAGTCTGTTCCCAAAAGTGTCAAATTCTATGTGGAAGTTCTTGGCTTTGGTCTCATTCAGAGGCCTTCTTCTTTCGAATTTGAAGGAGCTTG GTTGTTCAATCACGGAATTGGAATACATTTGTTAGGAAAAAAAGATGCACCATCAAAGCATGGGAAAATAAACCCAAAAGACAATCACATTTCATTCCAATGCTCAGATATGAACCTTATTATTCATAGATTGGATGAGATGAAGATTGAGTATGTTACAGCTACTGTGAAGGATGGTGGAATCACAGTGGATCAACTATTCTTCCATGACCCAGATGGCAACATGATTGAGATATGCAATTGCCAAAATATACCAATTCTTCCAATTTCCTCTTGCCCTCTCAGGAAGCTCTCCAATCTTCCAACGTTTAACCAAAAAACAATGCCTAATTCCTTTTACG GGAATGGAACCAGTAAGAAGAATTGCTTAGGAGAAATGGAATATCAAATGATGGAGAGCTTAGCCATGAATATGATGGACATTTCATTTTGA